The following are from one region of the Primulina eburnea isolate SZY01 chromosome 17, ASM2296580v1, whole genome shotgun sequence genome:
- the LOC140818008 gene encoding uncharacterized protein, giving the protein MEASTNTVFRPPVLDGSNYALWKVKMRVFIKSIEERAWQRVLDGWSPPKIDDIDGDTRLKPESTWTIDEVQTSNFNSKALNAIFSSVDTRMFNLITNCICAKEAWDILQKHCEGSESVRKTRLRMVASKFESLRMDDKESILEYDSRLRQLSNEAHSLGDPMTNERLVNKVLRSLPEKFNVKVCAIEELKDTSKINLDELMSSLRIFDMNLDLQKKDKGKTIALEVSTDSYDEILQITKEVSEL; this is encoded by the coding sequence ATGGAAGCATCAACAAACACTGTTTTTAGACCTCCCGTGCTGGATGGATCAAACTATGCTTTGTGGAAAGTAAAGATGAGGGTCTTTATTAAATCCATTGAGGAAAGAGCCTGGCAGCGTGTACTTGATGGTTGGAGTCCACCAAAGATCGACGATATTGATGGAGACACTCGGCTCAAACCTGAAAGTACATGGACAATCGATGAAGTGCAAACTTCGAACTTTAATTCTAAGGCTCTCAATGCTATATTTTCGTCTGTTGACACAAGGATGTTCAATTTAATCACCAACTGTATTTGTGCCAAAGAAGCTTGGGATATACTTCAGAAACATTGTGAAGGATCTGAGAGTGTGCGGAAAACTAGGCTCAGGATGGTGGcatcaaaatttgaaagcttGAGAATGGATGACAAGGAGTCTATCCTTGAATATGATAGCCGGCTGAGACAATTGTCTAATGAAGCTCACAGTCTTGGAGATCCCATGACAAATGAAAGATTGGTGAACAAAGTTTTGAGATCCCTTCCTGAGAAATTTAATGTCAAAGTTTGTGCAATAGAAGAATTGAAAGATACTTCAAAAATCAACCTGGACGAATTAATGAGCTCTCTCAGAATTTTCGATATGAATCTTGACCTACAAAAGAAGGATAAAGGGAAAACAATAGCACTTGAAGTTTCAACTGACTCCTATGATGAGATCCTTCAAATAACTAAAGAAGTGAGTGAATTATGA
- the LOC140818647 gene encoding uncharacterized protein, with product MGMSKTEVNLRKLLAATPQQQNQAKLLHYVATLREQLEQLGEERGPEGLPRVSKGQLREYSEKVEAIAAKLAEPESESSVEVPQLPSLKTDTDESPSKSEEGSVYTPRGLRKRFVPLSEHRSHDTVEDNNSRSIKLDAAAQSHIEKHRILQENLIDEMVLLARKLKESGLVMSQSIQNTQKDCEDKLV from the exons ATGGGTATGAGCAAAACCGAAGTGAATTTAAGAAAGTTACTTGCAGCCactccacaacaacaaaatcaaGCAAAGCTCTTGCAT TATGTAGCCACTCTAAGAGAGCAATTGGAACAATTGGGAGAAGAAAGGGGTCCTGAAGGATTGCCAAG AGTTTCAAAAGGTCAATTAAGAGAATATTCAGAGAAAGTTGAAGCTATAGCAGCAAAGTTAGCGGAACCTGAG TCTGAGTCCAGTGTAGAGGTTCCTCAGCTGCCTTCTCTGAAGACTGATACTGACGAATCCCCTTCTAAATCAGAGGAAGGGAGTGTTTATACTCCCAGAGGACTGAGGAAGAGATTTGT GCCCCTGTCAGAGCATAGGTCTCATGATACTGTTGAAGATAATAATTCAAGGTCAATCAAATTGGATGCTGCAGCACAGAGTCATATTGAGAAACACCG AATACTTCAAGAAAATTTGATCGATGAAATGGTTCTTTTGGCAAGGAAACTTAAAGAGAGTGGTCTTGTGATGAGTCAATCCATCCAAAACACGCAGAAG GACTGTGAAGACAAGCTAGTATAA